In Pseudoclavibacter sp. Marseille-Q3772, the sequence GGTCACCATGCCCGATTCGGAGCGCTTCACGCGGTCCACCATCTCGGCCTGGTCCTCGATCGACGAGTTGCGGTGCAGGATGCCGAGCCCACCCTGGCGCGCCATAGCGATGGCCATGCGCGACTCTGTGACGGTGTCCATCGCGGCCGAAACCAGCGGCACCTTCAGCTCAATGTTGCGGGTGAGCTGCGTGGTGGTGTCGACTTCGGATGGGATGACGTCGGTTGCTTCCGGCAGTAACAGGACGTCGTCGTAGGTGAGTCCGGTGAAGGCGAACGGGTTGTGTTCAGTCATTACGCTCCTGCTCCTTGCGGCAGCCGCGGGGGAGGTGGATGCACCGGGTCGCGGCGTGGTTGTTGCTAATCCTACGCTGGTGGTTGCGGTTAGATCCGCGCGAGAATCGCGTTGAACTTATCGGACGGGCGCATCACCGCGGTCGCGCGTTCGGCGTCCGGGCGGTAGTAGCCGCCGAGGTCAACGGCCTTGCCCTGCTCGGCGAGCAGTTCTTCGGCGATCGCGTCGCCTTCTTCCGCGAACGCGTCGGCGATCGGCGCGAAGGTGGCCGCGAGGTCGGCGTCCTGCTGCTGGGCAGCAAGGGCTTCGGCCCAGTAGCGCGCGATCCACAGGTGCGAGCCGCGGTTGTCGATCTCGCCGGTCTTGCGTGAGGGCGACTTGTCTTCGTCGAGGATGCGTTCGGTCGCGGCATCGAGCGCGTCTCCGAGCACTCCGGCGCGCGAGTTGCCGCGGGCTGCTTCGTGGCGGAACGATTCGGCGAGCGCGAGGAATTCACCGAGCGAGTCCCAGCGCAGGTGGTTCTCGTTGACGAGCTGGTCGACATGCTTGGGCGCTGAACCGCCCGCGCCGGTCTCGAACAGGCCGCCGCCGTTCATCAGCGGCACGACCGAGAGCATCTTCGCGGAGGTGCCGACTTCGAGGATGGGGAACAGGTCGGTCAGGTAGTCGCGCAGCACGTTACCGGTGACGGAGATCGTGTCTTCGCCGCGACGGATGCGGTCAATCGAGAACTGCGTTGCTTCGACCGGGGTGAGGATGCGGATGTCGAGTCCGTCGGTGTCGTGCTCGTTCAGGTAGCGCTGCACCTTCTCGATGAGCGCGGCGTCGTGCGAGCGGGCGGGGTCGAGCCAGAAGACTGCGGGCTGGCCGGATGCGCGCGAGCGGTTAACAGCAAGCTTGACCCAGTCGCGGATGGGCGCGTCCTTGGTCTGGCAGGCGCGCCAGATGTCTCCGGCGGCTACCTCGTGCTGCAGCAGCACCTCGCCGGCCGAGTTGACAATCTCGACGTGACCGGATGCATCCAGCTGGAAGGTCTTGTCGTGCGAGCCGTACTCTTCGGCTTTTTGCGCCATGAGGCCGACGTTGGCGACCGATCCCATGGTGGCGGGGTCGTAGGCGCCGTTGGTCTTGCAGTCGTCGACGACGACTTGGTAGATGCCGGCGTAGCTGGAGTCGGGAAGCACGGCGATGGTGTCCTGGGTGTTGCCGTCGCGGTCCCACATTTTGCCGCCGGCACGGATCATTGCAGGCATGGACGCGTCGACGATGACGTCGCTCGGCACGTGCAGGTTGGTGACGCCCTTGTCGCTGTTGACCATCGCGAGGGCCGGGCCCTCTTGGTATCCGCGTTCAATGGCTTCGAGGATGCCGTCGCGTTCGGGCAGCTGTTCGGCGCCGGCAATGATGGCGGCGAGTCCGTTGTTGGCCGACAGGCCTGCCGCGTCGAGTACGTCGCCGTATTGCTCGAACAGGGCGGGGAAGTAGGCGCGGACGATGCGGCCGAAGATGATGGGATCGCTGACCTTCATCATGGTTGCCTTGAGGTGCGCCGAGAACAGAACTCCCGCATCCTTTGCGGCCTGGATCTGTTCGGCGAGGAACGCGTCGAGGTCGGCGGCGCGCATGAGGGTGGCGTCGATGACTTCGCCCTCGAGCACGTTGAGGTTGTCTTTGAGGATGCGCTCTTCGCCGTCGGTGGTGAAGCGGATGGTGAGGGTGTCGTCGGCGGGCATGACGACGGTTTGTTCGTTATTGCGGAAGTCGCCGCTGCTCATGGTTGCGACCCGAGTTTTGGAGTCGGCTGACCATGCGCCCATGGAGTGCGGGTGCTTGCGTGCGTAGTTTTTGACGGCGCTCGGGGCGCGGCGGTCGGAGTTTCCTTCGCGCAGGACGGGGTTTACGGCTGAGCCCTTGATCTTGTCGTAGCGCGCGGTGATTTCGGCGGATTCGTCGTAGTTGGGGATGTCGAAACCCTGTGACTGCAGCTCGGCGATGGCGGCCTTGAGCTGCGGGATGGAGGCCGAAATGTTTGGCAGTTTGATGATGTTGGCCTCGGGTGTTTTGGCGAGGGCGCCGAGTTCGGCGAGGGCGTCGTTGACTCGCTGGTCGTCGCTCAGGCGCTCGGGGAAGGCAGCGAGGATGCGGCCGGCGAGCGAGATGTCACGGGTTTCGATTTCGACGCCGGCGGCTTTTGCGAAGGCTTGGATGACCGGAAGGAATGAGTAGGTGGCGAGCAGTGGGGCTTCATCGGTGTGGGTGTAAATGATTTTGGCCATGCCGGGCACTCCTTGCGGTTGTGTCGTGGTGGGTGTTGGCGGCGCGGATGTGAGCCGGATGCACCGGGTCCGCACCGCGGATATCTCGATATCGAGATAGTTCACTAGCGTAGCGAATACCCCTTAATCGTTGCAGGGGACCCTGAACGGCTGCGGGGTGGGGTTCGCCTCGGTGGGGGCTTGCTCTTGCGCCTTGCGCTCGAAGGCCTGGACAAACCGCTTGCGAAAACGATGGCTGAGCGCCATCACCATCACGAGTCCCGCCTCAAAACAAATGAGGGCGGCGAGTATCAAAACCGATATTGCTAACGCGAGCCACAACGGCGGGTCGAAGCCCCAGCGGACAGCAGCGATCGAAAACATGCCCAGTAGCATGACCAACGCCGAGATGAAGATAAGGCCAACGATCCGCCGACGTTGCGGTGATCTGGTCCAGGCAATTTGCGAGGTTGCCCATTTGATGCTTTCTAACGCTTGACGATCGAATTCGTCGGCAAGTTCAGATATCGGTGAAAGACTGTCGTGCTTTCCAGCTAACTCTCGCATCCTGGTCGAGCGGGCTAATGTTTGCTCGAACATCTCCTGTTGCGCTACGAACCGTTCGGAATCAGTTCGTGTCAATGCTCGCCAGGCGGCTTGACTGGCAGCAACCACGCCGATCGTTCCGGCCAGTGTGGCGCTCGAGTTAATAAGCGACACGATCTGCTGCGTGTCGTTCAGTGCGGGGTTAGTCGATGGTGTCTGTGGGTGCTCGGTACTCATTAGCCAATCCTTTTCTTGACGCAACGGAGACGCATTCCGTCGAGGGTGTGCGGGGGCACATTGACAAGCTAAGGCGGGCCTACGACATCAACTCTGACGGGCACGCGATCGAGAGGTCGAAGGGCGAGCGGCTGCGGATGCTAGTGGATGCCGTTATTGCGTGCTTCACGTCGGCGTCTGCATCCGGTCGAAGCGGCACCGCGTACTGCTGGTTTGGGGACGCGACGATGGATGTATTTTCCGGTACCAGATTGCCCCGGACATTGTTATCCGCTATCTGATAGGCTCCTGTGTCGATGCGGACTCATTTACTGAGTTCGTTGTCCGTGTCGCCTTGCACCTGGAGAACCTCACCCATGCCCCAGTCCACGACAGCAGTGATTGAACGTGATCGCCGCTCGCGGCCAATCATCTTGGTCGCGATTATTGCCCTCGCCGCCTTCTTCGGCGCGTTCATCGCGCCATCAGTGGCGTCCGCCGAACAGAACCCCAACATCAAAGTGGAGACTACGGACTTCACGAAGTCGAGCGAAACCGGTGAGCCACGTGACGGCGCCGTCTCCAAGCTTGATTACGCCAAATACGCCTTCACTTGGGACGCGTCGAACGCCGACCCCAAGCCCGGCGATTCCTTCGTCATTGAGTTTCCGAAGGAGTTTGCACTCCTCGAAACGATCACGATTCCGCTTAGGGCTTCCGGTGGCGACGAAGCCGGTGAGTGTGTAGTCGGTGACGGTAAAGCGACGTGCACGTTCAATGAAGCTGTCGTCGGAAAGACCAACATCAAGGGAAGTGGTGAGGTCATCCTCCAGGCCCGCGAGACCACCGAGTCGAACACGGTTGACTTCAACCTGAACGGCGAGACCAAGAGTGTGCCGCTTCCGGACAATCAGCCTATCGGTGTTCGGGAGCGGCAGTACGAACCGATCGTCCCGCCAGAGAAGTGGGCAGAGACTGTTCGCCCGGGTGACACGGAGATTGACTGGTGGGTTGCTTTCAACGCCGGCGAGGTTCTAAAAGATCCAGAGCAGCAGGCGGATTCAGTTACGATCACCATCGTTGACACTCTCAGCAGCACGCACTCGTACGAGACCGACCTTTCGAAGTGGCAGTTGATGGGCTACGCAACGAAAACGCAACCGCAAGACCAAGGCGTGCTCATCACCGACGCAACTGGCGCTGATCAGGGAGTCGCCGGATACGGATCCCCCAAGCTCGACGTCAAGATTGACGGCAACCAGGCAACCATCACCATTACCGGTTCACTCAATCCTGACGCCAACTACACGGTGAAGTACCTCACGATTCCGAGCGGTGGCAGTGTAAAGCCGGGCGTCGTCTACAGCAACTCGGCTGATGTGCAGGGCAAGACGGTCACTCAGTCGACCCAGTACATCCAAACCTTCAAGATCACGGTTGAGATGGAAGACGGCTTCGGTGCCTTCGACGTGACCAAGCTCATTCAGGGCGATGGTGCATCCTCGGTTTCGAGCGACACTGAGTTCGAGGTCGTCGCATCCTGGACTCTTCCCGAGGGCAAGACTGAGGCGGATTATGCGGGCTGGACTGCACCGCAGAACCCGATCCGTCTCCAGGTAAAGCCCGGCGACACCGTGGCGAGCCCGGTCTCGCTCCCCGTGGGAACCGTGGTCACGCTGACCGAGGACGCGAACTCGGCGAACCCGGCGGTACCGGATGTTACGTGGTCAGATCCGCAGTTCGCGGTCAAGGACGGCGAATCGGGTAACTCGGTGTCGTTCACGATCGAGAACAAGACGCAGACCGCTGTTAACTTGACGAACGAAGCGACGAAGATTCCGGAACCGACGCCGACGCCGACCGACACTCCGACCCCGGAGCCGACGGACACTCCGGAGCCGACCGAGACGCCGACCCCGGAGCCGACGGACACTCCGGAGCCGACCGAGACGCCGACCCCGGAGCCGACCCCGGAGCCGACGGACACTCCGGAGCCGACCGACACCCCGACGCCGGAACCGACCCCGACCCCGGAGCCGACTGAGTCGCCGACGCCGACCGAGACTCCGATCCCGACGTCGTCTGACGACGACACCCCGGAGCCGGGCGAGTCGGATGCTCCGTCGCCGGAGCCGTCGAACCCGCAGCAGACGACGGATAAGCCTGGTCTCGCGCAGACCGGTGCTGCGGACTTCGCTCCGCTCGCCGCAGTCGCAGGTCTGTTCCTGCTTGCAGGTCTGAGCCTCGTGGCACTGCGCACCCGCACGGAACGCTAGTACACAGCCACTGAGCTGACACGACAAGGATGCCCCCGGTCTTAATGTCCGGGGGCATCCTTGTGTCAGCTAGCGAACACAACACGCTTCAGCGCGTCATGCTAGACGCCTCCGGAGCGCGCGTAAACGTGCACACCAGGAGCCCGCCCTGTGCCACCGGGAAACTCTGCCGTGCGGCTCTGGTGCGCGTGAGTATGGGTTCAGTGTAGTTCTCTGCTCTACCTAAGGTTCGATTGTCCAGCATTCGGGAGCTGTGCATTGGCCGTTGTGTTTGCCAGCGGCGTCAACGCGGATTGGTTTGCTAATAGATGGGGGTATAGTTACTAAACGAACAAAACGAAAGTAGGTGTCAACATGGCAGCGTTGCAAGACTCAACAACCTACGTGCCGTCGAGCGAGAGTCGAAACGACTATGCGAATGTTCATAACTTCCTTGAGGAATTCCGCACTCGCCGTGGCCGTGAGGCGAGTGCCGCATGCTTCTTGTCGGGACCTGAGCCCGGTCAGCAGGTGGCTCTGCCTCAAGAGATCTATGAGGCTCTTGTCATGGTGGTCGACGCCATGCAGCGAGGAATGGCTGTAACTATCCGGCCCAACCACGAGCGAATTACCACCCAACAGGCAGCTGATTTGCTTGGGGTATCACGTCCGACGGTGGTGCGATTGGTGGAAAGCGGAGAACTCCCTGCGGAGAAAATTGGACGACATCGGCGAATCCTGTTGATCGACGTGATCGAGTACCAAGCAATGCGTCGCCAACGTCAGCTCGATGTAATCGCGGCAACAAGTGATCGCGACTCGCAGATTCCGACACCCGAGTTCTTCAAGGAAGTGCGACGTGAAGTAGCCGCGAAACGAGAGGACGAAGCGTGATGTTTCGCGCAGTGCTCGACACTTGCGTCCTGTGGCCAAGCCTGCAGCGCGATGTACTGCTTTCATTTGCTGTTCTCGGACTGTATCGGCCGCTTTGGAGTCACACTATTCTCGAAGAGCTGCGCTTCGCTGAACAACGAAAGCTCGAAAATCGCGGTGTCGCATCCGCAGAAGCAAGGATCCGAGCGTCCCGCCTCGTGCTCCAGATGCAAAGCACCTTCGATGATGCCCTCGTGGTAGGTGTTGACGATTTTTCGAAGAAATACGGCCTTCCGGATCCGAACGATGAGCACGTTGTTGCTGCTGCTTGCCTCGGTGGTGCTGGCGTGATCGTGACGCAAAACTTGCGGGATTTTCCAGATCGTCTATTGCCGAACGGTGTCGAAGTAAAGCCGCCAGCCGACTTCTTTGCTGACACCGTGGATTTTGCTCCCGAGATCGCTGTTGCAGCCATTGAATCTATGTTGGAAAGGTATGAAAATCCATCAATGACCTTTGAGGAATGTCTCTCTAGTCTCCAGGACAGATATCAGCTTGACGAGGGGTGTGAGCTGTTGCGACTTGCATGGATCCAGATGCAATATTAGCTTGTCCATTTACGTAAATGGGCCGCCGCGTTATTGAAGGTGGCGCAGATCGAATATGCCCTCGATTATAGGAGCGCGAGCCGAAATGATCCCGCGACTATGCACTTCCCGATGATTGGTCTACGCTTTTGCCGGCGTTCACTGCGAAAGTCAAACAGGTATCGTTGTGCAGGTGCATTGTGGTGTCAGGGCGAGTCTAGCGTCATGACCATACGCGGGGCTGACATCGCACTAGCGACCATGATTTGCGTAACATTCGTTTAGCATTCGTCCTCGGGAGTTGCCACTGGCGCGCCATTGTCGAGAATTGTTTCAGCCATAGGTCGCTTTCTTAAGTTTCGTGTTCACTTCGTCCAGTCTAGGGCTGCGGTCTTACAGTGTGTCTCCGAATTATGGGGGCTCAGTTTGAAGGAAATTGAAACTCGTACCGCTGAAAATTCTTGCAATAAGGTTCGAGCGAGTCCTTAGCTGGGCGGAGCGCTAGCAAAGGATCAGTGTAAATTTTGTTGAACGGCGTGCGGCGTTGTTTTGGAGATGGACATTCGTCACTGTTTCAGCCTTAGGCATCGAAGCGAATGCCAGTGTTGGCGAGTTCTAGGTGTGGTGTTTGTCGTTGCCCCTTGCGTTAACTAGGGAGCAGGACTCGTGCCGGGAGAAATGTATTCGCATGCGAGTCTAAATCTTAGGTGTCGAACAAGGGCCTTATTACCCCGATTGGGTTGCAGGGGGGTCCCGAAAATACGGAAAACCGAAACGCGTTCCTGCTTGATCCTGGTTTATGTTTCGAGGAACCCTAACCGTGGCTGAAGTCAATTATTGGGAATAATCATTGCATGAATGCCGCAACGTATCCGTGCCCCCCAGTACAAATCTGATTAGCTGCGTTCTTCGATTTGGTCAATTTGCGTCGTTTCGATTGTTGCTCGGAGATTGTTGGTGAATTCAGTTCGCTCAACCGGTCTAGAAGGTGCCTAGTCGATCACGTCAAATTCGGGGAGCTCACCCACGAGCTGCTGTGTCTCAAGCGAGAGCGTCACGAGCGAGGCGATGAGGTCGACCACGTACCGAGGGTTGTGCTGTTCGCGCAGCCACGCGTTCGGGTCGTTCACGATGCCCGAGGCTTTGTCGGTCTTGACGTGGTAGCGATCGATAATCCATCCGAGCGGGGAGCGGCCGCCGATCTCGTACTGCTCGGCAGCGTCGGGAATACCGACGACGGTCACGTACTCGTTGTACTTCAGCGCGGTATGTTCGGTGCGTTTGGTCCACGACATTTTCTTCGCGCCGATCTCGAACAGCTCGTATTCGTCGCTGGGTACGTTCGTCGCGAATTGCAGCTCGACGGTCGGATGCGCCGGGAGCTGTTCGTAGTGCACGTGCATTTCGGCGAGTTCACGCCCGATGCGCGCGTAGTCGCCGAAGCCTCGCAGGTTCGGGATGCGCGGCAGCATTTTCTTGAGGTCGGCGGCGTAGCGCTCGCGGTATTCGGGATGGTGGAGTACCGCGTACACGTAGTAGAAGATGTCGTCCTTGGTGATCGACGCATTGTCGTACACGCGCTGGAACATCGCGAGCGATTCGTCGGTGATGTTGTCGACGCGGCGGTAGCCGTCAACGATGGGTTCGTCGGCGGATGCGGTGAGCGAGTCGAGATTGAACCCACCGTCCTCAGCGTCCACCGGTTCCCAACGCCAGCGTGCGAATACTTGGGAATCGCCTGTCGCGTGGAGGTCGGGCAAGAGATCGGTCATGAATCCGCCGGCAGGCTTGCGAGAATCGGCGTTAATGAGGATCCCCATGTTTTCATGCCCCGCCGTTGGCCAGAAGGCACGCATCTTACCGATGACGTTGTTCAAGTCTTGATCGTAGTAGAGCCTCATTTTTGTAAATGGTCTATAGAGGCTCGCGATTAACTGGTCTGCACTGAACGAGATGGGCTTCTTCTTGTGTGACTTAGTGCGCAGGGATCGTGACCAGCTAATTTGCGTCGGATCTTCGGATGTTATGCCTTCGAACGTGTGTTTGTGGTATGTGTGAATCATTCGCCTGATATTGGTATCAATGTTTACCAATGAGAAGTTATAACACCAAACATCACGTGCGGTTTCGAGTCCTCGGCCGAACGTCGAGAATACGGTTCCGGGTGCTGGTTCTTTGATTCCGATGGGTAAATAATTTCCGAATCGCTCGTCGCGCTGATTGATCCAGTCACCGGAGTCATTCGGCGTAATCTCAGCGAATTCCGTTGCCTCAATGGAGGCCTGTTCCTGCACAACGGCGAGCTTGGTCTCGCGGTCGAGGTAGTCGCCAATGTCGTGGTAGTGCACGCGGCCCGCAGGTTCGCCCTCGCCATTCTTCACCAGAATGTTGATGCTTACACCGGTCATGATGTCGAAGACATTCCCACCCTCACGCTTCGCGGCATCACCGGTGCGGCCCCGAACATTCCCTCGCAGGTTGAACACGAAGATATCGTCAAATTCTTGAGCCCATGTCAAACGCACCCCGTCAGCAGTGTTGCCATCGATGAACCCGCTATTTGAAATGAACGCAATAATGCCGCGCTCCTTAATGCGCAGCGTTGCCCACTTAATCGCCCGGTAGTACGAGTCGTACAGTCCGTTCTTATTTTGCGCAGTCGACCGCAGCGCATACGAATTCCGAATCTCCGCATCCAATGCCGGATACTTTGCATTCTGATTATCATCATTCGCGCTCTTCTGCCCGACCGAATACGGCGGATTCATCACAATCACATTGATCGCCGAATCGAGCTGTGTTTCAATCCGTTCGGTGTTCTCGGGGAACATGCCGAGCGCCATCTCAGACTCGCGCTCCGTCATCGCAAAGGTGTCGGTCAGCGAAATGCCCGGGAACCCGCGCGACGTCGACGCGAGCACGTCGGCATCCGCGATGCCCACATCCGCACACACCTCGCGGTACACCGACTCAATATTCACCGCGGCAATGTAATAGCTCAGCAGCACAATCTCGTTCGCAAACAGCTCATGCTCGAACTTACGCACCAAATCCTGCGGTTTGATCAACCCCAGCTGCAACAGGCGCGTGATGAACGTACCCGTACCCACAAACGGGTCGAGCACATTCACGCCCTCGTCAGACAGCGACTTCCCAAACACCGCGCGACACATCACATCGGCCGAACGCAGAATGTAGTCGACCACCTCGACCGGGGTGAACACAATACCCATGCGGTCGGCAAGCTTCGGGAACGCCTTCGAGAAGAAGCGGTCGTACAGCATCACCAGCAGCGACTGTTTCGAACGCACATCGGGCAAATTGCGAATGCGTTCGGTGATGCTCGCATAGAACGCGCCGAGCTGATCGAGCTCGTTCGCGAACGCTTGGTTCGCGGCAAAGGTCTCGAGCACGCGGTTCAGCGACACCGACACCGGGTTCTCAGCCGAGAACGCGCGCTCGGGGAACATCGCGTCGAAAATCGGGCGCGTGATCATATGCTGCGCGAGCATCTCAATCGCTTCGTCCTCGGAGCTCTCGGGGTTCACCGTCTGCCCGAGCGCTTTCACGAACTCACGGAACGGCCCCTTCGCGCCGCGCGTACCATCCAAGTGCGCGCGAATCAGCGTGACACAGCGCGCCGCGATCTCATGAATGTCGTTCGCCCAGTCATCCCAGTACAGGCGGTCGCCCACCTTCTCGACCAGCTTCGCGTAAATCTGGTCTTTCCACTCGGCCTCGAAATCCGCGCCGAATAGGGCCAAGTCAGATGACCGTTGCTGCGTTGGTTGCTCGTCGGGCTCGATCGTCTCGTCGCCGATTGAATCCTGGCGTGCCGCCCGCTGCGGCTTGGTCAAATCGACCGTCTTCACCATGATCGTCTCGGG encodes:
- a CDS encoding PIN domain-containing protein, giving the protein MFRAVLDTCVLWPSLQRDVLLSFAVLGLYRPLWSHTILEELRFAEQRKLENRGVASAEARIRASRLVLQMQSTFDDALVVGVDDFSKKYGLPDPNDEHVVAAACLGGAGVIVTQNLRDFPDRLLPNGVEVKPPADFFADTVDFAPEIAVAAIESMLERYENPSMTFEECLSSLQDRYQLDEGCELLRLAWIQMQY
- a CDS encoding helix-turn-helix domain-containing protein, with amino-acid sequence MAALQDSTTYVPSSESRNDYANVHNFLEEFRTRRGREASAACFLSGPEPGQQVALPQEIYEALVMVVDAMQRGMAVTIRPNHERITTQQAADLLGVSRPTVVRLVESGELPAEKIGRHRRILLIDVIEYQAMRRQRQLDVIAATSDRDSQIPTPEFFKEVRREVAAKREDEA
- a CDS encoding DUF5979 domain-containing protein — translated: MPQSTTAVIERDRRSRPIILVAIIALAAFFGAFIAPSVASAEQNPNIKVETTDFTKSSETGEPRDGAVSKLDYAKYAFTWDASNADPKPGDSFVIEFPKEFALLETITIPLRASGGDEAGECVVGDGKATCTFNEAVVGKTNIKGSGEVILQARETTESNTVDFNLNGETKSVPLPDNQPIGVRERQYEPIVPPEKWAETVRPGDTEIDWWVAFNAGEVLKDPEQQADSVTITIVDTLSSTHSYETDLSKWQLMGYATKTQPQDQGVLITDATGADQGVAGYGSPKLDVKIDGNQATITITGSLNPDANYTVKYLTIPSGGSVKPGVVYSNSADVQGKTVTQSTQYIQTFKITVEMEDGFGAFDVTKLIQGDGASSVSSDTEFEVVASWTLPEGKTEADYAGWTAPQNPIRLQVKPGDTVASPVSLPVGTVVTLTEDANSANPAVPDVTWSDPQFAVKDGESGNSVSFTIENKTQTAVNLTNEATKIPEPTPTPTDTPTPEPTDTPEPTETPTPEPTDTPEPTETPTPEPTPEPTDTPEPTDTPTPEPTPTPEPTESPTPTETPIPTSSDDDTPEPGESDAPSPEPSNPQQTTDKPGLAQTGAADFAPLAAVAGLFLLAGLSLVALRTRTER
- a CDS encoding NADP-dependent isocitrate dehydrogenase: MAKIIYTHTDEAPLLATYSFLPVIQAFAKAAGVEIETRDISLAGRILAAFPERLSDDQRVNDALAELGALAKTPEANIIKLPNISASIPQLKAAIAELQSQGFDIPNYDESAEITARYDKIKGSAVNPVLREGNSDRRAPSAVKNYARKHPHSMGAWSADSKTRVATMSSGDFRNNEQTVVMPADDTLTIRFTTDGEERILKDNLNVLEGEVIDATLMRAADLDAFLAEQIQAAKDAGVLFSAHLKATMMKVSDPIIFGRIVRAYFPALFEQYGDVLDAAGLSANNGLAAIIAGAEQLPERDGILEAIERGYQEGPALAMVNSDKGVTNLHVPSDVIVDASMPAMIRAGGKMWDRDGNTQDTIAVLPDSSYAGIYQVVVDDCKTNGAYDPATMGSVANVGLMAQKAEEYGSHDKTFQLDASGHVEIVNSAGEVLLQHEVAAGDIWRACQTKDAPIRDWVKLAVNRSRASGQPAVFWLDPARSHDAALIEKVQRYLNEHDTDGLDIRILTPVEATQFSIDRIRRGEDTISVTGNVLRDYLTDLFPILEVGTSAKMLSVVPLMNGGGLFETGAGGSAPKHVDQLVNENHLRWDSLGEFLALAESFRHEAARGNSRAGVLGDALDAATERILDEDKSPSRKTGEIDNRGSHLWIARYWAEALAAQQQDADLAATFAPIADAFAEEGDAIAEELLAEQGKAVDLGGYYRPDAERATAVMRPSDKFNAILARI
- a CDS encoding type ISP restriction/modification enzyme, with amino-acid sequence MVSFEPANAADSALHQTTTAFDRLLDHYRGLSDSKRMQGNYFEQLTRHFLLQDATWGATYTDVWLWKDWPGREGIPDIGADLIARKADGTIVAVQCKFYDANKKVSKGDLDSFLAFVGRNGIDEGLWFDTSEVDWSANAVEAMRNLTKPVRRITVDQFRHSNIDWSTYELTDPDRAPQVFERKQLRPHQHKAIEAVMDAFGNGTERGKLVMACGTGKTFTALKLAERVTRESGNNYGAILFLVPSIALLNQSLVDWSNEHDPDLPFTALAVCSDPSVGRKSTGDITTVPLEELPIPATTDATKIAAEYDRWAEESEGMLVVFSTYQSIDVVHQAQRSGALPSFDLVICDEAHRTTGVTLASDDESAFVRVHDREFIESDHRIYMTATPRIYNDKVKNKAKEHDAVLASMDDEELFGKVLYRISFGEAVEAQLLTDYKVLVLGVSEAQVAGSFQKQMANQNHELTLPDVSKLVGCWNGMAKRESGKYAEGFGTDIAPMRRAVAFAKDIKTSKRVASEFPALVHEHLSNVVNDDPTDDLSVEALHVDGTMSSAVRERMLDWLKDAPGVNHAGNPVARVLTNARCLSEGVDVPSLDAVLFLNPRKSQVDVVQAVGRVMRRAEGKQCGYIILPIAIPASTSAESALDNNKNYEVVWQVLQALRAHDERLDAAINQMAISGKAPETIMVKTVDLTKPQRAARQDSIGDETIEPDEQPTQQRSSDLALFGADFEAEWKDQIYAKLVEKVGDRLYWDDWANDIHEIAARCVTLIRAHLDGTRGAKGPFREFVKALGQTVNPESSEDEAIEMLAQHMITRPIFDAMFPERAFSAENPVSVSLNRVLETFAANQAFANELDQLGAFYASITERIRNLPDVRSKQSLLVMLYDRFFSKAFPKLADRMGIVFTPVEVVDYILRSADVMCRAVFGKSLSDEGVNVLDPFVGTGTFITRLLQLGLIKPQDLVRKFEHELFANEIVLLSYYIAAVNIESVYREVCADVGIADADVLASTSRGFPGISLTDTFAMTERESEMALGMFPENTERIETQLDSAINVIVMNPPYSVGQKSANDDNQNAKYPALDAEIRNSYALRSTAQNKNGLYDSYYRAIKWATLRIKERGIIAFISNSGFIDGNTADGVRLTWAQEFDDIFVFNLRGNVRGRTGDAAKREGGNVFDIMTGVSINILVKNGEGEPAGRVHYHDIGDYLDRETKLAVVQEQASIEATEFAEITPNDSGDWINQRDERFGNYLPIGIKEPAPGTVFSTFGRGLETARDVWCYNFSLVNIDTNIRRMIHTYHKHTFEGITSEDPTQISWSRSLRTKSHKKKPISFSADQLIASLYRPFTKMRLYYDQDLNNVIGKMRAFWPTAGHENMGILINADSRKPAGGFMTDLLPDLHATGDSQVFARWRWEPVDAEDGGFNLDSLTASADEPIVDGYRRVDNITDESLAMFQRVYDNASITKDDIFYYVYAVLHHPEYRERYAADLKKMLPRIPNLRGFGDYARIGRELAEMHVHYEQLPAHPTVELQFATNVPSDEYELFEIGAKKMSWTKRTEHTALKYNEYVTVVGIPDAAEQYEIGGRSPLGWIIDRYHVKTDKASGIVNDPNAWLREQHNPRYVVDLIASLVTLSLETQQLVGELPEFDVID